In a genomic window of Dyadobacter fermentans DSM 18053:
- a CDS encoding SusC/RagA family TonB-linked outer membrane protein yields MGTAAGAFAQSEAKRVITGTVVALDQGDGIPGASVVVKGTSNGTTTNTNGEFSIEASSGTTLVFSFIGYETQEVAVGNKTRIDVKLKESISALDEVVVVGYGEMKKTDVSSSQVTVSGKDLSKTINTSLEQGLQGRAANVMVQQNSGQPGAAPSVLIRGLSSLTGTTQPLYVIDGVQIKPDNMRDDPNNRPTGFSNILSSINPDDIETINVLQGPSATAIYGAVGANGVVMITTKRGKAGEAKITFNSLITLQAEPKHIDVMNLREYAQFRNEAAAVGSTATEPQFADPSVLGEGTDWQSALFRPTTLQKYSLGLSGGTEKSTYYLSGEYFNQKGIVEGSGFKRYNGRLNLENQTRSWLKIGANMSVGITEEKVNTNNGGIIQLALDQNPSVPVTNPDGSWGGPTSTQFQFTNPVMISKIYNDYNRRTSILGSLFADVKLAKNLTWHTEANGSAEFLKYYSFHPSYTIGGFVVSQDAATSTRSVNTNTWWSLHSRLTYDLKLGRHGVNIMAGHEAQEYTYESLTGTRKKFITNTIEELSGGDASVISNVSNNSGKGAGSRESYFARVNYSFNERYFLQGTYRMDGSSAFREGRRWGNFPAVSVAWRVSEEPFLKSVKEINDLKLRFEIGRSGNQGSGGNAIFSTLQTVPTGWGTGFLASNFANEFLTWEKDDVINGGLDLHMFGNRVELIVDAYIKNITSLITVNSYPFTYGGDIAYSPGYLSWPAVNAGSMKNRGIGFTLNTVNIDKGGFYWKTGLNLSFDRNKVTSLLNPITPIWNATSVGFKTEVGQPASMITGYIADGLFQDANDIEGHAVQTSNGQLTINPATGSWVGDTKFRDLNNDGVIDAEDRTVIGNPWPKFTLGFNNNMTYKNFELNAFLTGSFKNDILNYPRYRAEIPGNGGVFGNQWKSVANYARPSSYDVADAESVTLTNPGHTIPRIAPGDPNGNNRMNTNFIEDGSYVRLKNITISYNFPKSMLKDFFIRGLRASVGAQNLFTITKYKGYDPEIGMVNYGGTVMAGIDTGRYPSVRMYSFGLLADF; encoded by the coding sequence ATGGGTACAGCCGCCGGCGCATTCGCGCAGTCGGAAGCTAAAAGAGTAATTACCGGTACAGTCGTAGCCCTCGACCAGGGCGACGGCATCCCGGGTGCGAGCGTGGTTGTGAAGGGTACCTCCAACGGCACCACGACCAACACCAACGGAGAGTTCTCGATCGAGGCGTCTTCGGGTACTACGCTCGTTTTCTCGTTCATCGGGTACGAGACGCAGGAAGTGGCAGTGGGAAACAAAACCCGCATCGACGTTAAACTGAAAGAAAGCATTTCGGCATTGGACGAGGTGGTGGTAGTCGGCTACGGGGAAATGAAGAAGACCGACGTGTCCAGCTCCCAGGTGACCGTCTCCGGCAAGGATTTAAGTAAAACCATCAACACCTCGCTCGAACAGGGCTTGCAGGGCCGCGCGGCCAACGTAATGGTGCAGCAAAACTCCGGCCAGCCGGGTGCGGCACCGTCGGTACTGATACGCGGTTTGAGCTCCCTCACGGGCACCACGCAGCCATTGTACGTGATCGACGGCGTGCAGATTAAGCCGGACAACATGCGCGACGACCCTAACAACCGTCCGACCGGCTTCTCGAACATCCTGTCGAGCATTAACCCGGACGATATCGAGACGATCAACGTATTGCAGGGCCCTTCTGCCACAGCGATCTACGGTGCAGTGGGTGCCAACGGCGTCGTGATGATCACCACCAAGCGCGGTAAGGCGGGCGAAGCGAAGATCACATTCAACTCGCTCATTACGTTGCAGGCTGAGCCTAAGCATATTGATGTAATGAACCTGCGCGAATATGCGCAGTTCCGTAACGAAGCGGCTGCGGTGGGCAGCACGGCTACGGAGCCGCAGTTTGCCGATCCGTCGGTGCTCGGCGAGGGTACCGACTGGCAAAGCGCGCTTTTCCGCCCGACGACCCTCCAAAAATATTCGCTCGGCCTCAGCGGCGGTACCGAAAAATCGACCTACTATCTGTCGGGAGAGTATTTCAACCAGAAGGGGATTGTGGAAGGATCGGGTTTCAAACGTTATAATGGCCGTTTGAACCTGGAAAACCAGACCCGCAGCTGGCTGAAAATCGGTGCGAACATGAGCGTGGGTATCACGGAAGAAAAGGTGAATACAAACAATGGCGGCATTATCCAGCTCGCATTGGACCAAAACCCGAGCGTACCGGTAACCAACCCCGACGGCAGTTGGGGCGGACCTACATCGACGCAATTCCAGTTCACAAACCCGGTGATGATCTCGAAGATCTACAACGATTACAACCGCCGTACTTCCATCCTGGGAAGCCTTTTTGCGGATGTGAAACTGGCTAAGAACCTCACCTGGCACACGGAAGCGAACGGCAGCGCCGAATTTTTGAAATACTACTCATTCCACCCGTCGTATACCATCGGAGGTTTCGTGGTGTCGCAGGACGCGGCTACTTCCACCCGCTCGGTAAATACCAATACCTGGTGGAGCTTGCACAGCCGGTTGACCTACGACCTCAAACTTGGTCGCCACGGCGTGAACATCATGGCTGGTCACGAGGCACAGGAGTATACCTACGAGTCGCTGACCGGTACGCGCAAGAAATTCATTACCAATACCATAGAAGAGCTTTCGGGCGGTGATGCTTCCGTGATTTCGAATGTAAGCAACAACAGCGGCAAAGGTGCCGGCTCGCGCGAATCGTATTTTGCCCGTGTGAATTACAGCTTCAACGAGCGCTATTTCTTGCAGGGAACTTACCGGATGGACGGCTCCTCTGCATTCCGCGAAGGTCGTCGCTGGGGCAACTTCCCGGCGGTATCGGTAGCATGGCGCGTTTCGGAAGAGCCTTTCCTGAAAAGTGTGAAGGAAATCAACGACCTGAAACTGCGGTTTGAGATCGGTCGCTCGGGTAACCAGGGCAGCGGCGGTAATGCGATCTTCTCGACGCTTCAAACCGTGCCGACAGGCTGGGGAACGGGCTTTTTGGCTTCCAATTTCGCCAATGAGTTCCTTACATGGGAAAAGGACGACGTGATCAACGGAGGACTTGACCTGCATATGTTCGGCAACCGGGTGGAGCTGATTGTGGATGCGTATATCAAAAACATTACCAGCCTCATTACCGTAAACTCCTATCCATTCACTTACGGCGGCGATATCGCTTACTCACCCGGCTACCTGAGCTGGCCGGCAGTGAATGCGGGTTCGATGAAAAACCGCGGTATTGGTTTTACATTAAATACCGTGAATATCGACAAAGGCGGTTTTTACTGGAAAACAGGACTTAACCTGTCGTTTGACCGCAACAAAGTGACCTCGCTCCTGAACCCGATCACGCCGATCTGGAATGCGACTTCGGTAGGTTTCAAAACGGAGGTAGGACAGCCTGCGAGCATGATCACCGGCTATATCGCCGACGGCCTCTTCCAGGACGCGAATGATATCGAAGGCCACGCGGTTCAGACTTCGAACGGCCAGCTGACGATCAATCCGGCCACAGGTAGCTGGGTAGGGGACACCAAGTTCCGCGACCTGAACAACGACGGCGTGATCGACGCCGAGGACCGCACCGTGATCGGTAACCCCTGGCCGAAGTTCACCCTCGGGTTCAACAACAACATGACTTATAAGAATTTCGAACTGAATGCATTCCTCACCGGAAGTTTCAAGAACGACATTCTCAACTATCCGCGCTACCGCGCCGAGATCCCCGGCAATGGCGGCGTGTTCGGCAACCAGTGGAAATCGGTAGCCAACTACGCGAGACCAAGCAGCTACGATGTTGCTGATGCGGAATCGGTTACGCTCACCAACCCAGGCCACACCATCCCACGCATCGCTCCGGGCGATCCGAACGGCAACAACCGTATGAACACCAACTTCATCGAAGATGGCAGCTACGTACGTTTGAAAAACATCACGATCAGCTACAACTTCCCGAAATCGATGTTGAAAGACTTCTTTATCAGAGGCTTGCGGGCTTCGGTAGGCGCGCAAAACCTGTTCACGATCACGAAGTACAAAGGCTACGATCCGGAGATCGGTATGGTGAACTATGGCGGTACGGTCATGGCAGGCATCGATACAGGCCGCTACCCGTCGGTTCGCATGTATTCATTCGGCTTGCTGGCTGATTTCTAA
- a CDS encoding RagB/SusD family nutrient uptake outer membrane protein, producing MQFKFRLIAAVGALMLMQGCSEDFLDRPPLDALTSGNFYKTDDEIMAGTAPLYNIVWFDFNDKANMSFQEARAGNLNSNDRTAYIKHAIPSTDVNTLLPGYKSFYKIIAQSNNAYKAIKEAQGSTASAAVKAQGLGECRFMRATAYYYLVTNWGAVPIVYDNVAQLNTPPVRNRIEDVWKLVIQDFRFAAENLPATAVQGRLTKYSAEGMLARMYLMRSGLNQQGTRNQSDLDSAKYYAESVITKSGLSLAPTYAELFESANHNASKNNPESLFSLQWMPVSNPWGVNNSFQAYFAYDANITGTGDGWGAAQGLSADLVKYFTENPADSLRRKAIAMFDTDVYPNIQKGTGGLKYNRPEALSAIKKYIIGSPADNGGLGGFMAANINSYMLRLAEVYLIYADAVLGNSATTSDAKALEYFNAVRKRAGMPAKTSLTFEDIFKERRIETVFEGNSWNEVVRWYYFNPAKAIAYTAAQHKENYTMSYTAGSLRPKKYSVTYSPAEYYPLTDATLYLPFPEGEIVNAPSLKDEPVAFDFSKLVD from the coding sequence ATGCAATTCAAATTCAGACTTATAGCGGCCGTTGGAGCGCTGATGCTCATGCAGGGATGCAGCGAGGACTTCCTCGACCGCCCGCCGCTGGACGCGCTCACATCCGGTAACTTCTATAAAACCGACGACGAGATCATGGCCGGTACCGCGCCGCTTTACAACATCGTGTGGTTCGACTTCAACGACAAGGCCAACATGTCCTTCCAGGAAGCCCGCGCCGGAAACCTCAATTCCAACGACCGTACGGCCTACATCAAGCACGCCATTCCGTCCACCGACGTGAACACGCTGCTGCCGGGCTACAAATCGTTTTACAAAATCATCGCGCAGAGCAATAATGCCTACAAGGCCATTAAAGAGGCACAGGGAAGCACCGCTTCGGCAGCTGTGAAGGCGCAGGGGCTTGGCGAATGCCGGTTTATGCGCGCCACGGCTTACTATTACCTGGTAACCAACTGGGGCGCGGTGCCCATCGTATACGACAACGTGGCGCAGCTCAATACGCCGCCCGTGCGCAACCGCATTGAGGATGTTTGGAAACTCGTGATCCAGGACTTCCGCTTCGCTGCCGAAAATCTGCCTGCAACGGCGGTGCAGGGCCGTTTGACCAAATATTCGGCCGAGGGAATGCTCGCCCGCATGTACCTCATGCGCTCGGGCCTGAACCAGCAGGGCACACGTAACCAGTCGGACCTGGACAGCGCGAAATACTATGCCGAAAGCGTGATCACCAAAAGCGGCCTCTCTCTGGCGCCTACGTATGCGGAACTGTTTGAAAGCGCCAACCACAATGCGTCCAAAAACAATCCCGAGAGCCTTTTCTCCCTGCAATGGATGCCGGTAAGCAACCCCTGGGGCGTGAACAATTCATTCCAGGCGTATTTTGCCTACGATGCCAACATTACCGGCACCGGCGACGGCTGGGGCGCGGCACAGGGGCTTTCGGCCGACCTCGTGAAATACTTCACCGAAAACCCGGCGGACTCATTGCGCAGAAAGGCGATCGCGATGTTCGATACCGATGTGTATCCGAACATTCAGAAAGGCACCGGCGGATTGAAATACAACCGTCCGGAAGCATTGTCGGCCATCAAAAAGTACATCATCGGCTCGCCTGCTGACAATGGCGGCCTGGGCGGTTTCATGGCGGCGAATATCAATTCGTACATGCTGCGCCTCGCGGAAGTGTACCTCATTTACGCGGATGCCGTGCTGGGCAACAGCGCCACCACTTCCGACGCGAAGGCATTGGAATACTTCAATGCCGTGCGCAAGCGGGCAGGAATGCCAGCCAAAACGTCGCTCACTTTCGAGGATATTTTCAAGGAGAGAAGAATTGAAACCGTGTTCGAAGGCAATTCGTGGAACGAAGTCGTGCGCTGGTATTATTTCAATCCGGCCAAAGCGATCGCCTACACCGCGGCGCAGCACAAGGAAAACTACACGATGTCGTACACGGCAGGTTCTCTCAGACCTAAAAAATACAGCGTAACCTACTCGCCGGCGGAATACTACCCGCTCACCGATGCCACGCTGTACCTGCCGTTCCCAGAAGGTGAGATCGTGAATGCACCTTCGTTGAAGGACGAGCCGGTTGCATTTGATTTCAGCAAACTAGTCGACTAA
- a CDS encoding glycoside hydrolase family 44 protein: MPNNALSAIGRALIVVWMGAMPVVGQIQVTIDAGADLKPVSPYLYGRNNSFSSTDPNWTLPDADLVRLRDAGVTFFRESGGNNSSKYNWRRKLGSHPDWYNNVYVNNWDHAAQTLQKHFPAAQGMWAFQLLGYAARSNAANFPDWDYNRSQWWEGVNQNLAGGGVPNATGTKALTEGNPHLYLEKWPADSSVAMLDHWFGANGIGLKKEGIRYWNMDNEPEIWSGTHDDVMPVLLSPQEFMQRYIQLAKKARAKFPDIKLVGPVTANEWQWYNWGTRPVTENGKTYPWLEYFIKTIAAGQQQSGIRLLDVLDIHFYPSTQKTEEVVQLHRVFFDRNYDFPEANGVKTMNGGYDNSLTREYIFARCNDWLTQYLGADHGVTLGLTEAGIHDAVQPSVRAVWYASTLGEFMKNNVEIFTPWTWQTGMWETLHLFSRYNLTHSVRGISANEALVSAYPTVNASKDSMTVVLINRSPDASQVVNVRFNQFSPEPGKAVLYKLSQLPAEETFVSHRDNALKKSEVNVGVNGFGISLPPMSVSSVTLRNGGPVLGEPPAAEPFQVFPNPSWDSVTVRWAHQDFDQITITATSGKQIYNRTLQKSQREAVIGRKLPAGVYLIRLTGPGGQSAVRKIIAR, encoded by the coding sequence ATGCCGAACAATGCATTATCCGCCATCGGCAGGGCACTCATCGTAGTTTGGATGGGGGCAATGCCGGTGGTCGGGCAAATACAGGTGACGATCGACGCCGGAGCTGACTTGAAGCCTGTTTCGCCGTACCTCTACGGCCGTAACAACTCATTCTCCTCCACCGATCCGAACTGGACATTACCCGATGCCGACCTGGTGCGGCTCCGCGATGCGGGCGTGACCTTCTTCCGGGAAAGCGGCGGCAATAATTCAAGCAAGTACAACTGGCGAAGAAAGCTCGGCAGCCATCCCGACTGGTACAACAACGTTTACGTCAACAACTGGGACCACGCCGCACAGACCCTGCAAAAGCACTTTCCTGCCGCGCAGGGTATGTGGGCGTTTCAGTTGCTGGGCTATGCGGCCAGGAGCAATGCCGCCAATTTCCCGGATTGGGACTACAACCGCTCCCAGTGGTGGGAAGGTGTGAACCAGAACCTGGCCGGCGGCGGCGTGCCCAATGCCACCGGTACCAAAGCCCTCACCGAAGGGAACCCCCACCTTTACCTGGAAAAATGGCCCGCCGACTCTTCGGTTGCCATGCTCGACCATTGGTTCGGTGCAAACGGCATTGGCCTGAAAAAGGAGGGCATTCGCTACTGGAATATGGACAACGAGCCGGAAATATGGTCGGGCACGCACGACGACGTGATGCCCGTGCTGCTCAGCCCGCAGGAGTTCATGCAGCGGTACATCCAACTGGCCAAAAAGGCGCGGGCTAAATTCCCGGACATCAAGCTCGTGGGCCCGGTAACGGCCAATGAATGGCAATGGTACAACTGGGGCACGCGGCCGGTGACCGAAAACGGTAAAACTTACCCCTGGCTGGAATATTTTATCAAAACCATTGCCGCCGGGCAGCAGCAAAGCGGAATCAGGCTGCTGGACGTGCTCGATATCCATTTTTATCCATCCACCCAAAAAACAGAGGAAGTCGTGCAACTCCACCGGGTGTTCTTCGACCGGAATTACGATTTTCCCGAAGCAAACGGCGTGAAAACCATGAACGGCGGCTACGACAACAGCCTCACCCGCGAATACATTTTTGCCCGCTGCAACGACTGGCTCACCCAATACCTCGGCGCGGACCACGGCGTTACGCTAGGACTCACCGAAGCAGGCATTCACGACGCCGTGCAGCCGTCCGTCAGGGCGGTGTGGTATGCCTCCACGCTCGGGGAGTTTATGAAAAACAATGTGGAGATTTTCACTCCGTGGACCTGGCAAACCGGCATGTGGGAAACCTTGCATTTGTTTAGCCGCTATAACCTTACCCATTCTGTGAGGGGGATTTCGGCGAACGAGGCGCTGGTATCGGCGTATCCGACTGTAAATGCTTCGAAAGATTCGATGACGGTGGTGCTCATTAACCGCTCTCCCGACGCAAGCCAGGTGGTGAATGTGCGCTTCAACCAGTTTTCGCCGGAGCCGGGGAAAGCGGTGCTGTACAAATTATCACAGCTGCCGGCGGAGGAAACGTTTGTTTCCCATCGTGATAATGCATTGAAGAAATCGGAGGTCAATGTCGGCGTCAATGGGTTCGGCATCTCGCTGCCGCCCATGTCGGTTTCCAGCGTCACACTCCGCAATGGCGGCCCGGTGCTTGGCGAACCGCCTGCGGCGGAGCCGTTCCAGGTATTCCCTAATCCTTCTTGGGACAGCGTCACCGTGCGCTGGGCCCATCAGGATTTCGACCAAATTACCATTACAGCCACTTCCGGAAAGCAGATTTACAACCGTACGCTGCAAAAATCGCAGCGCGAAGCGGTGATCGGCCGGAAGTTACCGGCAGGCGTTTACCTCATCCGGCTCACCGGGCCGGGCGGGCAATCGGCTGTCAGAAAAATCATCGCCCGCTAG
- a CDS encoding RNA polymerase sigma factor, whose amino-acid sequence MTDITHQDSDLWCLVREGDESAYGVLFKKYYPTLVSYGKSLTAREGLAVDCVQEVFMEVWLYRQNLALPSSVRAYLLAGVRKRIARRLERDHIFKHAQAVEDADFCFHFTPLDEMISDEETRRQVYQLNVLLNQLPPRQKEAIYLRYHHELEIDEIARLMQINPQSASNLLHRGIKHIRGAWVGEFHSLVLLFPLLF is encoded by the coding sequence ATGACAGACATTACTCATCAGGATTCAGACCTTTGGTGCCTTGTCAGAGAGGGGGATGAAAGTGCCTACGGGGTCCTTTTCAAAAAATATTATCCCACACTCGTAAGCTACGGCAAGTCGCTCACAGCCCGTGAGGGACTGGCGGTCGATTGCGTACAGGAGGTTTTTATGGAGGTTTGGCTATACCGCCAGAACCTTGCACTGCCGTCGTCTGTCCGTGCTTACCTGCTCGCCGGTGTGCGTAAGCGAATCGCCCGGCGCCTCGAACGCGACCATATTTTCAAGCATGCCCAGGCTGTCGAAGACGCCGATTTCTGCTTTCATTTCACGCCATTGGACGAAATGATCTCCGACGAGGAAACGCGCCGGCAGGTTTATCAGCTCAATGTATTGCTTAACCAACTGCCTCCCCGGCAGAAGGAGGCCATTTACCTCCGCTATCATCACGAACTGGAAATCGACGAGATCGCCCGCCTGATGCAGATCAATCCCCAATCCGCTTCCAATCTTCTCCACCGCGGTATCAAGCACATTCGCGGCGCGTGGGTGGGCGAGTTCCATTCGTTAGTGCTGCTCTTTCCGCTGCTTTTCTGA
- a CDS encoding glycan-binding surface protein, with translation MNFKNICKTGLGLLLAAGMLLTFQSCNDDDIDGAPSISNVRLLDPTKADSSLSAAEPGSLVVIQGQNLGSVLKVYFNDFESTFNSALGSNSNIIITIPANAPTKAVDAGVPNKIRVVTKGGETTYDFVLTAPVPVISGLYSEFVKANGTVVINGDYFYNIKSVKLGNTALQVVSSNVKQITAKMPATAPVDVITVEGEFGTAKTAFKMNDAVTGNMVNFDVPATTWDAAVCWGGAPIVAATDAQAISGKFSRIKQTKLPATGYNDGWVFSTCSFDFKLPAGGAADRQFKFEHNIAEPWKAGKYDITITADGKEYVYTFQPWNSTEYASSGYQTNGWRTAVIELSEFKNSTGSAIADVSKVSDLKVLFNTPDETIASFNGSVDNFRIVKK, from the coding sequence ATGAATTTCAAAAATATATGCAAAACAGGCCTGGGGCTGCTGTTGGCGGCGGGTATGCTGCTGACGTTCCAGAGCTGTAACGACGACGACATCGACGGCGCGCCGTCGATCAGCAACGTACGCCTGCTCGATCCGACGAAAGCCGACAGCTCGCTATCCGCCGCTGAGCCGGGCAGCCTGGTCGTGATCCAGGGGCAAAACCTGGGCAGTGTGCTCAAAGTGTATTTCAATGATTTCGAATCGACGTTCAACTCAGCATTGGGCAGCAACTCGAATATCATCATTACCATTCCCGCCAATGCGCCCACCAAAGCGGTGGACGCGGGCGTGCCCAACAAGATCCGCGTAGTGACCAAAGGCGGCGAAACAACGTATGATTTCGTGCTCACGGCTCCGGTACCGGTCATTTCCGGCTTGTATTCCGAGTTTGTGAAAGCCAATGGAACGGTCGTAATCAATGGCGATTACTTCTATAATATCAAATCGGTGAAGCTCGGCAATACCGCATTGCAGGTGGTGAGCTCCAATGTGAAGCAAATCACAGCCAAAATGCCCGCTACTGCGCCGGTGGACGTGATTACGGTGGAAGGGGAGTTCGGAACGGCCAAAACGGCGTTCAAAATGAACGATGCCGTGACCGGAAACATGGTCAATTTCGACGTGCCTGCTACTACCTGGGATGCAGCCGTATGCTGGGGCGGCGCGCCTATCGTGGCCGCTACCGACGCACAGGCCATTTCGGGCAAGTTTTCGAGGATCAAGCAAACCAAGCTGCCCGCAACAGGTTATAACGACGGCTGGGTATTCTCTACCTGCTCCTTCGATTTCAAGCTTCCGGCAGGAGGCGCGGCGGACCGGCAGTTCAAATTTGAACACAATATCGCAGAGCCATGGAAAGCAGGTAAGTACGATATTACCATCACCGCCGACGGCAAGGAGTATGTGTACACTTTCCAGCCCTGGAACTCTACTGAATACGCTTCGTCCGGTTACCAGACCAACGGATGGAGAACGGCGGTGATCGAACTTTCCGAGTTCAAGAATTCTACCGGCTCTGCAATTGCCGACGTGTCGAAAGTCTCCGACCTGAAAGTGTTGTTCAATACGCCGGATGAGACGATCGCTTCGTTCAACGGCAGCGTGGACAATTTCCGGATCGTGAAAAAGTAA
- a CDS encoding glycoside hydrolase family 31 protein, translating to MNNLIKRGRLLSFLLAPVIALTGAHAQHSSLINEPVDISGDFRDFSNTIFFADSLAAFDPVTGSGKIKWKRNEVFAAHNFNNSMQSYKRSFSNEFPAIEYAQDPVLPFSIEFTSPRTVRVRANTGAQGPATGTSLMLAGEPGKDASWKYSKISGGHQYTGAHGSVTIYENPWKILIRDAQGKILTQTRGQADGKASYTPTLPFSFVRRASDYSRSVAAVFSIAPDEKIFGCGESFTKLDKNGQKVVLWAHDPNGVETQTMYKPIPFYMSSRGYGMFMHTTSPITCDFGATYGESNAMQIGDENLDLFIFLGGPKEVLDAYTDVTGKATMPPLWSFGLWMSRITYFSEQDGRNVAAKLRENRIPADVIHFDTGWFETDWRCDYRFAPSRFKDPEGMIADLRKQGFRTSLWQLPYFVPKNDLYPEIVSKGLAVKNANGTLPYEDAVLDFSNPNTVKWYEDKIAGLLKLGVSAIKVDFGEAAPLSGVYASGRTGFYEHNLYPLRYNKIVSELTRKLNGENIIWARSTWAGSQRYPIHWGGDAETTDKGMQAQLRGGLSLGMSGFTFWSHDIGGFTMKTPEDLYRRWLPMGLLSSHSRTHGQAPKEPWEYGAAFQDYFRKAVEMKYRLMPYIYTQSKLASEKGLPMVRALLVEFPDDPGAWLVDDAYMLGSDILVAPLFENAKKRQVYLPKGNWTDYQTGKTYAAGWHEIATGELDVVMMVRQGAVLPRVKVAQSTGDIDWSKIELVNFSNTASASLQLYLPGEEQVKQVGLVKKGGKYVVGEDPFAGKVRWEVK from the coding sequence ATGAATAACCTGATCAAGCGGGGCCGCCTGCTTTCTTTCCTGCTGGCCCCTGTGATCGCCCTCACCGGCGCTCACGCGCAGCATAGCAGCCTCATCAATGAGCCGGTCGACATCAGCGGCGATTTCCGGGATTTTTCCAACACCATTTTCTTTGCCGACAGCCTGGCTGCCTTCGATCCGGTCACGGGTTCGGGCAAGATTAAGTGGAAGCGCAATGAAGTTTTTGCCGCCCATAACTTCAATAACTCGATGCAGAGCTACAAGCGGTCGTTCAGCAACGAGTTTCCGGCGATCGAATATGCCCAGGACCCCGTTTTACCATTCTCCATTGAATTCACCTCCCCGCGTACCGTACGCGTCCGGGCGAACACCGGCGCGCAGGGGCCGGCAACAGGCACGTCGCTCATGCTGGCAGGCGAGCCGGGGAAAGATGCGTCGTGGAAATACAGCAAGATCAGCGGCGGGCATCAGTACACCGGCGCCCACGGCTCGGTGACCATTTATGAAAACCCCTGGAAAATCCTCATCCGCGATGCCCAGGGCAAAATCCTCACCCAAACCCGGGGCCAGGCCGATGGAAAGGCGTCGTACACGCCCACATTGCCGTTTTCCTTCGTGCGCCGGGCGTCGGACTACTCCCGCAGCGTGGCGGCTGTATTCTCCATCGCGCCCGACGAAAAGATATTCGGCTGCGGGGAATCGTTTACGAAGCTGGACAAAAACGGACAAAAGGTGGTGCTCTGGGCCCACGACCCGAACGGCGTAGAAACCCAGACCATGTACAAGCCCATCCCGTTTTACATGAGCTCGCGCGGCTACGGCATGTTTATGCACACCACTTCGCCCATTACCTGCGACTTCGGCGCCACCTATGGGGAATCGAATGCCATGCAGATCGGCGACGAGAACTTAGATCTTTTTATATTCCTCGGCGGCCCGAAGGAGGTCCTCGATGCCTACACCGATGTGACGGGCAAGGCAACGATGCCGCCATTGTGGTCTTTCGGACTCTGGATGAGCCGCATTACCTATTTTTCGGAGCAGGACGGCCGTAATGTCGCCGCAAAACTCCGAGAAAACCGCATTCCGGCGGATGTGATCCATTTTGATACAGGATGGTTCGAGACCGACTGGCGCTGCGATTACCGTTTCGCGCCGAGCCGGTTCAAAGATCCCGAAGGCATGATCGCCGACCTCCGCAAGCAGGGTTTCCGCACTTCGCTCTGGCAGTTGCCTTATTTTGTTCCAAAAAATGATTTGTACCCTGAAATCGTGTCGAAAGGATTGGCCGTGAAGAATGCGAACGGTACACTTCCCTATGAAGACGCGGTGCTCGATTTTTCGAATCCGAACACGGTGAAATGGTATGAAGATAAAATTGCGGGACTGCTGAAACTGGGCGTTTCGGCCATTAAAGTCGATTTCGGGGAAGCTGCGCCGCTTTCGGGCGTGTATGCTTCCGGCCGGACCGGTTTCTACGAGCATAATCTCTATCCTTTGCGCTACAACAAAATCGTGTCCGAACTGACCCGCAAGCTGAATGGCGAGAACATTATCTGGGCCCGGAGCACCTGGGCGGGGAGCCAGCGTTATCCCATCCACTGGGGCGGCGACGCCGAAACGACGGACAAGGGAATGCAGGCGCAGCTACGGGGCGGGTTGTCGCTCGGCATGTCGGGCTTTACGTTTTGGAGCCACGATATTGGCGGTTTTACCATGAAAACCCCCGAAGACCTTTACCGTCGCTGGCTTCCGATGGGTCTTTTGAGCTCACATAGCCGCACGCACGGCCAGGCGCCCAAGGAGCCGTGGGAATATGGTGCGGCATTTCAGGATTATTTCAGAAAGGCCGTTGAAATGAAATACAGGCTCATGCCGTACATCTACACCCAATCCAAACTGGCTTCGGAAAAAGGACTGCCGATGGTGCGCGCATTGCTCGTGGAGTTCCCCGACGACCCCGGTGCGTGGCTGGTGGACGATGCCTACATGCTGGGTTCGGACATTTTGGTGGCGCCGCTTTTCGAAAATGCTAAAAAACGCCAGGTTTACCTGCCGAAGGGCAACTGGACCGATTACCAAACCGGCAAAACCTACGCAGCCGGCTGGCATGAAATCGCGACCGGCGAGCTGGATGTGGTGATGATGGTGCGGCAAGGTGCAGTGCTTCCGCGTGTAAAAGTTGCCCAATCCACGGGCGATATCGACTGGTCGAAGATCGAGCTCGTCAACTTTTCGAATACCGCTTCGGCCAGTTTGCAGCTTTATCTGCCGGGCGAGGAGCAGGTGAAGCAGGTAGGTCTTGTGAAAAAAGGAGGCAAATATGTGGTAGGCGAAGATCCGTTTGCCGGAAAGGTGAGGTGGGAGGTTAAATAG